In the genome of Montipora foliosa isolate CH-2021 chromosome 3, ASM3666993v2, whole genome shotgun sequence, one region contains:
- the LOC137995423 gene encoding uncharacterized protein has product MRYATKVLASVNEVLTEYDGSRSAKDKITQLSIALNEKLVTSKALDESILSAVDDGEIESEIDASENFRAQIHEALVKLQSCQVAHDEQENIQKQETHQEPKSSGNKYKLPKLTLNKFNGDPKRWQEWWDSFCVAVHDNSAISTVEKFTYLRSLLEGNAARAISGLQLTSANYSAALDVLRERFAQKQIIINSHMESFIKLKPVNVISDVKGIRAVLDRVEIQVRGLQSLGIDSAQYGALLIPIFLEKLPDELKLIVSRKHKDDWELISVLEAVKSEVEARERSGIQSTTEKPPPRKPTFHTGSNTATASALLSGAGKFVLQRKSSGVGMPCCDEYRGKKEHFEEARTVFYLFTACRVVDALKLETINTEKLRIATFGNQEQEVQAVSLVELALSKPETGFKLTLNAFSVPHICSELQGQDLSWVKENYPHLRDIEFADSLSDNGPMKIDLLIGSDYIWNFFDGSTIRGEESAESGPVAVSTTVGWVLSGPVKNLPKEKLSSIQFSSTHVLRVDSSSNDTLYEDFELWDLDSIGIREKDTVHEAFEKNVSFQDGKYSVHLPWKEHHKLLPDNYENSVARLRSQLKQLRRDPEVLREYNSIIEDQLQSGIIERVDTTECPAVGKVHYLPHHGVVRRDSLTTKLRIVFDASSRATSEDPSLNDCLYSGPPLTPTIFKILLRFRERKIALVGDIEKAFLNNKVQEQDRNVLRFLWIDSLEKDDPELVLYRFCRVVFGVNSSPFLLNATLRHHISQYSLDAEFVENLLNSFYVDDLVSGERNLGRCLLLYEKSKNCLSAGGFNLRKWISNSPQLLELIREDRTRTKENCPETQPVVEDTETYARVAVGHLEELDMKNEHKVLGLNWNCVSDEFIFKFEALLRLAESLEPTRRSLLKITSTFFDPLGILSPVLVQMKLLFQLLCQGNIAWDASLPEPVRRQWKAWLQDLREVEQIMIPRCLYDGVEEVVTSYTLHGFGDASKKAYCAVVYLVLETSSGNYPVLLTSNTRVAPLAKQSIPKLELLSGVILARLASSVKEALQSQVQIDKTYLWLDSKTAIYWIKRSKEWKQFVQNRVNEILSLTEELMWNQCPGTDNPADIGSRGESASKMKVNRLWWKGPSWLSEPVSSWPKSKVCHQPPTEECLMEKKKGAAKEILSETVLLTACKPDLESCIPITNFSCCDKLFRVTAQVQRFVRNLKIKAKLLKKGTVRHGEVTEEEIAHAELQWLRSVKKNLKSQANYSHLEYEFGLYEDENGIVRCKGRIANAYLPYETRFPALLPRDHHISTLLVRQAHERVHHSKVAATLAQLRMRFWIVRRRQFVKKITSRCTVCRRYEGRGFKVPPPPDLPEFRLSQKPAFTYVGVDYAGPLYIREPNCSTTKKVYILLFT; this is encoded by the exons ATGCGATACGCTACGAAAGTGCTTGCAAGCGTGAATGAAGTTTTGACAGAATACGATGGTTCTAGGAGTGCAAAAGACAAGATCACTCAACTCAGCATCGCTTTGAATGAAAAGCTGGTGACATCGAAGGCACTGGACGAATCTATTTTATCTGCAGTCGACGATGGAGAAATTGAAAGCGAAATCGATGCATCTGAAAATTTTCGCGCCCAAATTCACGAAGCGCTAGTTAAATTACAGAGTTGTCAAGTCGCTCACGACGAGCAGGAAAATATACAGAAGCAAGAAACTCACCAGGAGCCAAAATCGAGTGGAAACAAGTATAAGCTGCCGAAGTTAACACTGAACAAGTTTAACGGAGATCCGAAGCGCTGGCAAGAATGGTGGGATTCATTTTGTGTGGCTGTGCACGACAACAGCGCGATCTCGACAGTGGAAAAGTTTACTTATTTGCGAAGTCTTCTTGAAGGAAATGCAGCACGGGCTATTTCCGGATTGCAGCTTACATCTGCTAACTACAGTGCGGCCTTGGACGTTTTACGAGAAAGATTCGCCCAAAAACAAATCATTATCAATTCACACATGGAATCGTTCATCAAGTTAAAACCGGTAAACGTGATTTCAGACGTCAAAGGAATTCGCGCGGTTCTCGACAGGGTGGAAATTCAAGTTCGAGGCTTACAATCCCTTGGAATCGATTCAGCCCAGTATGGCGCCTTGTTGATAcctatttttttggaaaaactaCCGGATGAGTTGAAATTGATAGTGAGTAGGAAGCATAAGGACGACTGGGAGCTAATTTCTGTCTTAGAAGCCGTGAAATCCGAAGTTGAGGCACGGGAGCGCTCTGGCATTCAATCAACGACCGAAAAACCGCCTCCGAGGAAGCCAACATTTCACACGGGAAGCAACACCGCAACTGCGAGCGCCTTATTGAGTGGAGCGGGCAAATTTGTTCTGCAAAGGAAATCATCGGGCGTCGGAATGCCATGTTGTGACGAATATCGAGGGAAGAAAGAGCATTTTGAAGAAGCAAGGACGGTGTTTTATTTGTTTACGGCGTGCAG AGTGGTGGATGCATTGAAATTGGAAACCATTAACACTGAGAAACTAAGGATTGCTACATTTGGAAACCAGGAACAAGAAGTGCAAGCGGTTAGTCTCGTTGAACTAGCCTTAAGCAAGCCAGAGACAGGCTTTAAACTGACCCTAAATGCTTTTTCAGTCCCTCATATTTGCAGTGAATTGCAGGGGCAAGACTTGAGCTGGGTGAAGGAGAACTATCCTCACTTACGTGACATTGAGTTCGCAGACTCTTTGTCTGACAATGGTCCCATGAAGATTGACTTGTTGATTGGTTCAGATTACATCTGGAATTTTTTCGATGGCAGCACGATACGGGGGGAGGAATCAGCTGAGAGTGGTCCAGTGGCTGTCTCAACAACTGTTGGCTGGGTACTGTCCGGCCCTGTGAAAAACCTTCCCAAAGAGAAACTGTCAAGCATACAGTTTTCATCAACTCATGTGTTGAGAGTTGATTCAAGTAGCAATGACACCCTATATGAAGATTTTGAGCTATGGGACTTAGATTCCATTGGTATTCGAGAGAAGGACACGGTCCATGAAGCCTTTGAAAAGAATGTTAGTTTCCAAGATGGAAAGTATTCTGTGCACTTACCTTGGAAGGAGCACCACAAGTTGCTGCCAGACAATTATGAGAACAGTGTAGCGAGATTGCGCTCACAATTGAAGCAATTAAGAAGAGACCCAGAGGTCTTAAGAGAATATAATTCGATCATCGAGGATCAGTTGCAAAGTGGAATTATTGAGCGAGTCGACACCACCGAATGCCCAGCTGTCGGTAAGGTGCATTATTTACCTCACCATGGAGTGGTGCGAAGAGATTCCCTAACTACTAAGTTACGGATTGTGTTTGACGCCTCTTCAAGGGCTACAAGTGAAGATCCCAGTTTAAATGACTGCCTGTATTCAGGTCCACCTTTAACTCCTACCATTTTCAAGATTCTCCTCCGGTTCAGAGAAAGGAAGATTGCCCTGGTTGGGGATATTGAGAAAGCCTTCCTGAACAATAAGGTTCAGGAACAAGATCGCAATGTATTACGATTCTTATGGATTGACAGCCTTGAGAAGGATGACCCAGAATTGGTGCTGTATAGATTTTGTCGGGTTGTGTTTGGTGTCAATTCAAGTCCATTCCTGTTAAATGCTACCCTGCGACACCACATCAGTCAGTACAGTTTGGATGCAGAGTTTGTAGAGAACTTGCTGAATTCATTTTATGTCGATGACCTAGTGTCTGGAGAGAGAAATCTTGGGAGGTGTTTGTTGCTGTACGAGAAATCAAAGAATTGCCTATCAGCAGGAGGTTTTAACCTAAGGAAGTGGATCTCCAATTCGCCCCAGCTTCTTGAATTAATTCGAGAAGATAGAACCAGAACCAAGGAGAACTGCCCTGAAACACAGCCAGTAGTTGAAGACACTGAGACCTATGCAAGAGTTGCTGTGGGACATTTGGAGGAGCTAGATATGAAGAATGAACACAAGGTCCTGGGACTGAATTGGAACTGTGTTTCTGACgagtttattttcaaatttgaagCACTACTGAGGTTAGCAGAAAGCCTGGAGCCAACTAGAAGAAGTCTGTTGAAGATCACTTCAACTTTCTTTGACCCCCTAGGAATACTCAGTCCAGTATTAGTACAGATGAAGTTGTTGTTCCAATTGTTGTGCCAGGGAAACATTGCCTGGGATGCCTCACTGCCGGAGCCAGTCAGAAGGCAGTGGAAGGCATGGCTTCAGGATCTGAGAGAAGTTGAGCAAATCATGATTCCCCGGTGTTTGTATGACGGTGTCGAGGAAGTAGTTACCTCCTACACCCTTCACGGATTTGGAGATGCCTCTAAGAAGGCCTATTGTGCTGTTGTGTACTTGGTGCTAGAGACAAGCAGTGGGAACTATCCAGTGCTCTTGACATCCAATACTAGAGTGGCACCATTGGCGAAACAGTCTATCCCTAAACTAGAATTGTTATCTGGAGTTATACTTGCAAGGCTCGCGTCTTCAGTGAAGGAAGCATTGCAGTCGCAAGTTCAAATCGACAAGACCTATTTGTGGTTAGACAGCAAGACTGCAATCTACTGGATCAAGAGATCGAAGGAGTGGAAGCAGTTTGTTCAGAACCGTGTAAACGAAATCTTGTCATTAACAGAAGAACTGATGTGGAACCAGTGTCCAGGAACTGATAACCCTGCAGATATTGGATCCCGGGGAGAGTCAGCCTCCAAGATGAAGGTTAATCGGTTGTGGTGGAAGGGACCATCGTGGCTATCAGAACCAGTATCCAGTTGGCCCAAGTCTAAAGTTTGCCATCAACCTCCCACTGAAGAGTGTCTCATGGAAAAGAAGAAGGGAGCTGCTAAAGAGATACTCAGCGAAACAGTACTTCTAACTGCATGCAAACCTGATCTTGAATCTTGTATTCCAATCACCAACTTCAGCTGTTGCGACAAGTTGTTCCGTGTTACTGCACAAGTGCAACGCTTTGTGCGAAACTTGAAGATCAAGGCCAAGTTATTGAAAAAAGGAACTGTTCGTCATGGAGAAGTCACTGAAGAAGAAATTGCACACGCTGAATTGCAGTGGTTGCGAAGTGTTAAGAAGAATCTGAAGTCTCAAGCGAATTACAGTCATTTAGAATACGAGTTTGGTCTTTATGAAGATGAGAATGGAATTGTGAGGTGCAAGGGACGAATTGCAAATGCCTATCTACCTTATGAGACAAGATTTCCAGCCTTGCTACCACGAGACCATCATATCTCGACGCTGCTAGTGAGACAAGCTCATGAAAGAGTACACCATAGCAAGGTGGCAGCCACCCTAGCCCAGTTGAGAATGAGGTTTTGGATTGTCAGAAGAAGGCAATTTGTGAAAAAGATTACATCTAGATGCACGGTGTGTCGCAGATATGAAGGGCGTGGCTTCAAGGTACCTCCTCCACCTGATCTGCCTGAATTCAGATTGAGTCAGAAACCTGCATTTACCTATGTTGGAGTGGATTATGCCGGGCCATTATACATAAGGGAACCAAACTGTTCGACAACAAAGAAGGTTTACATCCTGTTGTTTACCTGA